The Lycium barbarum isolate Lr01 chromosome 10, ASM1917538v2, whole genome shotgun sequence genome includes a region encoding these proteins:
- the LOC132613592 gene encoding probable methylenetetrahydrofolate reductase (NADH), giving the protein MKVIEKIQEAAKDDRVVFSFEFFPPKTEDGVENLFERMERMVAHNPSFCDITWGAGGSTADLTLEIAKRMQNMVCVETMMHLTCTNMPVEKIDHALDTVKTNGIQNVLALRGDPPHGQDKFVQVEGGFACALDLVKHMRAKYGDYFGITVAGYPEAHPDVIPANGIATKEIYENDLAYLKRKVDAGADLIVTQLFYDTDIFLKFVNDCRQIGINCPIVPGIMPINNYKGFLRMTGFCKTKIPEEIMAALEPIKDNEEAVKAYGIHLGTEMCKKILATGIKTLHLYTLNMEKSALAIMMNLGLIEESKISRPLPWRRPTNIFRVKEDVRPIFWANRPKSYISRTLGWDEYPHGRWGNAHNPSYGALTDYQFMRARSRDKKLQEEWAVALNSVEDIYERFKDYCLGKLKSCPWSELDGLQPETKIINEKLGHVNTKGFLTVNSQPAVNAEKSDSPSVGWGGPGGYVYQKAYLEFFCSKDKLNTLVEKCKSFPYLTYMAVNKEGNWISNVNQTDVNAVTWGVFPAKEIIQPTVVDPTSFMVWKDEAFEIWSRGWAQLYPETDPSRKLLEQVQSSYFLVSLVDNDYINGDLFSIFKDI; this is encoded by the exons atgaaggtaattgagaaaattcaagaagcagCAAAAGATGACAGGGTAGTATTTTCTTTTGAATTCTTTCCACCAAAAACTGAAGATGGTGTTGAGAATCTGTTTGAAAGAATGGAAAGAATGGTTGCACATAACCCATCATTTTGTGATATAACATGGGGTGCTGGTGGTTCTACAGCAGATCTAACACTTGAGATTGCTAAAAGGATGCAAAATATGGTGTGTGTTGAAACTATGATGCATTTGACATGTACTAATATGCCTGTTGAGAAGATTGATCATGCTCTTGATACTGTTAAGACTAATGGTATTCAAAATGTTCTTGCTCTTCGTGGTGATCCACCACATGGTCAAGATAAGTTTGTTCAGGTTGAAGGTGGTTTTGCTTGTGCCCTGGATCTG GTGAAGCATATGCGTGCCAAGTATGGGGATTActttggaataactgttgcaggttATCCAG AGGCACATCCTGATGTTATTCCTGCTAATGGAATAGCTACAAAAGAGATATATGAGAATGACCTTGCTTATCTCAAAAGAAAG GTTGATGCTGGAGCTGATCTTATTGTAACTCAACTCTTTTATGATACTGATATTTTCCTCAAATTTGTCAATGATTGCCGCCAAATTGGAATTAATTGTCCCATCGTTCCGGGTATCATGCCCATTAACAATTATAAGGGCTTCTTGCGCATGACTGGATTTTGCAAGACTAAG ATTCCAGAAGAGATAATGGCTGCCTTGGAACCTATTAAGGACAACGAAGAGGCTGTCAAAGCCTATGGAATTCACCTTGGAACTGAAATGTGCAAAAAGATTTTAGCCACTGGCATTAAGACCTTGCATCTTTATACATTGAACATGGAGAAATCAGCATTGGCTATTATGATG AATCTTGGATTAATAGAAGAGTCCAAAATTTCTAGGCCATTGCCTTGGAGACGTCCTACAAATATTTTCCGTGTTAAGGAAGATGTTCGTCCTATTTTCTG GGCAAATCGTCCAAAGAGCTACATCTCAAGGACCTTAGGTTGGGATGAATACCCACATGGTAGATGGGGCAATGCTCATAATCCATCATATGGAGCACTTACCGACTATCAG TTCATGCGCGCACGCTCAAGAGACAAGAAGCTTCAAGAGGAATGGGCTGTGGCTTTGAATAGCGTGGAAGATATCTACGAG AGATTTAAGGACTACTgtcttgggaagctgaagagctGCCCGTGGTCTGAACTAGATGGTCTTCAGCCAGAGACGAAGATCATAAACGAAAAGTTAGGTCATGTCAATACGAAAGGTTTCCTGACTGTTAACAGCCAACCAGCAGTTAATGCTGAGAAGTCCGACTCTCCTTCTGTTG GATGGGGTGGCCCTGGTGGATATGTTTATCAAAAGGCTTACTTGGAGTTCTTCTGCTCTAAGGACAAGTTGAACACCCTTGTTGAAAAATGCAAGTCTTTCCCTTACCTAACCTACATGGCTGTAAACAAGGAAGGAAACTGGATCTCCAACGTCAACCAAACCGACGTGAACGCGGTGACATGGGGAGTTTTCCCAGCTAAGGAAATTATACAACCGACAGTCGTGGACCCCACCAGCTTCATGGTATGGAAGGATGAGGCATTTGAAATCTGGTCAAGAGGATGGGCTCAATTGTACCCAGAGACTGATCCATCAAGAAAATTGCTTGAACAA GTTCAAAGCAGTTACTTCTTGGTCAGCCTCGTCGATAACGACTACATCAATGGCGATTTGTTTTCCATATTCAAAGATATCTGA